Proteins from a genomic interval of Diaminobutyricimonas aerilata:
- a CDS encoding dihydrodipicolinate synthase family protein translates to MRFTGLSAFPHTPLRDDAVDEGAYARLVDRLAAAGVDSITSLGSTGSYMYLDREERRRAARTAVRNAGPVPVMVGIGALRTSQVRALADDAQEAGASAVLLAPVTYQALNDDEVFGLFEDVTAGLSVPLVVYDNPGTTHVTFSLDLYERIAALPNVASIKIPGVPADPAEAAARVRAIRDRIPSTVTVGVSGDAAAATGLEAGCDAWYSVLGGTLPRPAVTITRAALAGDHAAATAEHTRLAPLWALFAELSSYRVTAAIAEHLGLVAPDSLPRPVRGLDADARTRVIRVVDELQLAD, encoded by the coding sequence ATGAGGTTCACCGGGCTGAGCGCCTTCCCCCACACCCCCCTGCGAGACGACGCCGTCGACGAGGGCGCGTACGCCCGCCTCGTCGACCGACTTGCGGCCGCTGGAGTCGACTCGATCACCTCGCTCGGATCGACGGGCTCGTACATGTACCTCGACCGCGAGGAGCGACGCCGGGCCGCGCGCACGGCGGTGCGGAACGCCGGACCGGTGCCGGTCATGGTGGGGATCGGCGCGCTGCGCACCTCACAGGTGCGCGCCCTCGCCGACGACGCGCAGGAGGCGGGAGCGAGCGCCGTGCTGCTGGCCCCGGTCACCTATCAGGCCCTGAACGATGACGAGGTGTTCGGCCTGTTCGAGGACGTGACCGCGGGGCTCTCGGTGCCGCTCGTGGTGTACGACAACCCCGGCACGACGCACGTCACCTTCTCCCTCGACCTGTACGAGCGGATCGCCGCACTGCCGAACGTCGCCTCGATCAAGATCCCCGGCGTGCCCGCCGATCCGGCCGAAGCGGCCGCCCGCGTGCGTGCGATCCGCGACCGCATCCCCTCGACCGTCACGGTGGGGGTCTCGGGCGACGCGGCGGCGGCGACCGGACTCGAGGCCGGGTGCGACGCCTGGTACTCGGTGCTCGGCGGCACGCTGCCCCGTCCCGCGGTCACCATCACGCGCGCCGCGCTCGCCGGCGACCACGCCGCGGCCACGGCCGAGCACACCCGGCTCGCGCCGCTGTGGGCGCTGTTCGCCGAACTCAGCAGCTACCGCGTCACCGCCGCCATCGCCGAACACCTGGGGCTCGTCGCCCCCGACTCGCTGCCGCGCCCCGTGCGGGGCCTCGATGCGGATGCCCGCACGCGCGTGATCCGCGTCGTCGACGAGCTGCAGCTCGCGGACTGA
- a CDS encoding pyridoxal phosphate-dependent aminotransferase, whose amino-acid sequence MELLQSAKLADVLYDVRGPALTRAKELESAGHPILKLNIGNPAPFGFEAPPELLEDIIANLPASQGYSDSKGILSARRAVAQDAQRKGIPDVDVDDVYLGNGVSELIAMSLQALLNDGDEVLIPAPDYPLWTAVTSLAGGRAVHYRCDESSDWQPDVEDLASKVTERTKAIVVINPNNPTGAVYGRPVLEAIAEVARRHELLLLADEIYDRILYDDAEHVSLGAVAPDVLTLTFNGLSKAYRVAGFRSGWMTVSGPKRHAASYIEGLDLLANMRLCPNVPAQHAIQAALGGYQSIHDLVLPGGRLLEQRDVTWRMLEEIPGVSCVKPRGALYCFPRLDPEVYPVKDDRKLILDLLEEQHVLVVQGTGFNWPDPDHFRIVTLPRVDQLEDAIGRIREFLEGRDWG is encoded by the coding sequence ATGGAGCTGCTGCAGTCCGCCAAGCTCGCCGACGTGCTCTACGACGTGCGGGGGCCCGCCCTCACCCGGGCCAAAGAGCTCGAGAGCGCCGGGCATCCGATCCTCAAGCTCAACATCGGCAACCCGGCGCCGTTCGGATTCGAGGCGCCGCCGGAGCTGCTCGAGGACATCATCGCCAACCTGCCCGCCTCGCAGGGCTACAGCGACAGCAAGGGCATCCTCTCGGCCCGCCGTGCGGTCGCGCAGGATGCCCAGCGCAAAGGCATCCCGGATGTCGACGTCGACGACGTCTACCTCGGCAACGGCGTGAGCGAACTCATCGCCATGTCGTTGCAGGCGCTGCTCAACGACGGCGACGAGGTGCTCATCCCCGCCCCGGACTACCCGCTGTGGACGGCCGTCACGAGCCTCGCCGGCGGTCGCGCCGTGCACTACCGCTGCGACGAGTCCTCCGACTGGCAACCGGATGTGGAGGACCTCGCTTCGAAGGTCACCGAGCGCACGAAGGCGATCGTCGTGATCAACCCGAACAACCCGACCGGCGCGGTCTACGGACGCCCGGTGCTGGAGGCCATCGCCGAGGTCGCCCGCCGCCACGAGCTGCTGCTGCTCGCCGACGAGATCTACGACAGGATCCTCTACGACGACGCCGAGCACGTCTCCCTCGGCGCGGTCGCGCCGGACGTGCTGACCCTCACCTTCAACGGCCTCTCGAAGGCGTACCGGGTGGCGGGGTTCCGTTCCGGCTGGATGACCGTGTCGGGTCCGAAGCGTCACGCGGCCAGCTACATCGAGGGTCTCGACCTGCTCGCGAACATGCGCCTGTGCCCGAACGTGCCGGCCCAGCACGCCATCCAGGCGGCGCTCGGCGGCTACCAGAGCATCCACGACCTCGTGCTTCCCGGCGGCCGCCTGCTCGAGCAGCGCGACGTGACGTGGCGGATGCTCGAGGAGATCCCCGGCGTCAGTTGCGTCAAGCCGCGCGGCGCCCTGTACTGCTTCCCGCGGCTCGACCCCGAGGTCTACCCGGTGAAGGACGACCGCAAGCTCATCCTCGACCTGCTCGAGGAGCAGCACGTGCTCGTCGTGCAGGGCACCGGGTTCAACTGGCCCGACCCCGACCATTTCCGCATCGTCACGCTGCCGCGCGTCGATCAACTCGAAGACGCGATCGGCCGGATCCGCGAGTTCCTCGAGGGCCGCGACTGGGGCTGA